The following proteins are co-located in the Vigna angularis cultivar LongXiaoDou No.4 chromosome 2, ASM1680809v1, whole genome shotgun sequence genome:
- the LOC108327708 gene encoding transcription factor MYB61: MGRHSCCYKQKLRKGLWSPEEDEKLLRHITKHGHGCWSSVPKQAGLHRCGKSCRLRWINYLRPDLKRGTFSQEEENLIIELHAVLGNRWSQIAAQLPGRTDNEIKNLWNSCLKKKLRQRGINPVTHKPLSEVENVEEEKTTSQELSNELNLLNSESFKSDEGSFEQRASSIAPKAYEMEGSCSSKINTKNDTNLIANCSNKDLFLDSYTTSCQPSDLMGNYPLQMTDTLPTNSDSNHWFSPTARPIDINSEFTSNVMSILPPTTTSFLPSTSFCYKPSLAVPPEDISAPSFALNGPNYWEPSASNNSNGSNTSDGSREFTSSKNSVLSSWGLTEEAKWSEYLHNPMLMLAAPESLCNQIRPATHLVPDNTLGSIISGSKEQHQSQTSAIFSKDIQKLTAAFGHI; the protein is encoded by the exons ATGGGAAGGCATTCCTGCTGTTACAAGCAGAAACTTAGGAAGGGTCTGTGGTCACCAGAAGAGGATGAAAAACTTCTAAGGCATATCACTAAGCATGGTCATGGTTGTTGGAGCTCGGTTCCTAAGCAAGCAG GTTTGCATAGGTGCGGCAAGAGCTGCAGGCTTCGCTGGATCAATTATCTTAGGCCTGATTTGAAGAGAGGTACATTTTCACAAGAGGAGGAAAATCTTATCATTGAACTTCATGCAGTGTTAGGGAACAG ATGGTCTCAAATAGCAGCACAATTACCTGGGAGGACTGACAATGAAATAAAGAATCTGTGGAATTCTTGCCTTAAGAAGAAACTGAGGCAAAGAGGTATAAACCCTGTGACACATAAGCCACTGTCAGAGGTTGAGAATGTTGAGGAGGAGAAAACAACGAGCCAAGAATTATCCAACGAATTGAACCTCTTGAATTCTGAGAGCTTCAAGTCAGATGAAGGGTCCTTTGAGCAGAGAGCATCTTCGATTGCCCCCAAAGCCTATGAGATGGAAGGTTCCTGCAGCTCCAAGATTAACACCAAAAACGACACCAACTTGATAGCCAATTGTTCCAACAAAGACTTGTTCCTAGACAGCTACACCACTAGTTGTCAACCCTCAGATTTGATGGGAAATTACCCTCTTCAGATGACTGACACTCTCCCAACCAATTCAGACTCCAACCATTGGTTCAGTCCAACTGCAAGACCCATTGATATAAACTCTGAGTTTACTTCCAATGTTATGTCCATTCTTCCACCTACAACAACCTCATTTCTCCCTAGCACTTCTTTTTGCTACAAGCCATCACTTGCAGTCCCCCCAGAAGATATTTCAGCACCTTCGTTCGCTTTGAATGGACCCAATTACTGGGAACCCAGTGCCTCCAACAACAGCAATGGCAGCAACACAAGTGATGGCAGCAGAGAGTTCACAAGTAGCAAGAACAGTGTTCTTTCTTCGTGGGGACTGACAGAAGAAGCCAAGTGGTCTGAGTACCTCCATAACCCAATGCTGATGCTGGCAGCTCCTGAATCATTGTGCAACCAAATTAGGCCAGCCACACATTTGGTACCTGATAACACTTTAGGGTCCATAATTTCTGGTTCCAAGGAGCAACACCAGTCACAAACTTCTGCCATCTTTTCCAAGGACATCCAAAAGCTAACAGCAGCGTTTGGACATATATAA
- the LOC128195378 gene encoding uncharacterized protein LOC128195378, which translates to MTGQGSDKPDKGKGVARPKKRQRKAPKYVLRVPSTLPTPTVQPPSTPAVHPPSPTPAVHPPPPTPVVHPPAPTHAEEPLPPPKKVQWKAEHESQIHRNFHMKASHRLSEMFRDARIAGERPDWMGEIIWNSLLAHWNTVEFRKKSATAQKNRSSERGGALHTGGSITIHEHAIRMAQALGRAVHVDEVFAQTHVRKGTNEFVDERSRKTHEDFSTRLSQVRSEHGSAPTPDDTSNTDDDIPSKGGTLKHQPSSSTSSADEAIQRLTQLLDQRDHENRALREEYSDLRDEFSSFKALVMRALPQTSDTPSIVPPTQPRPSPSPAVPHQPTPVQPTPVQPSTDDQEDEHLSEDCVDF; encoded by the exons atgacaggacaaggttcagaTAAACCTGATAAAGGAAAAGGGGTAGCCAGGCCTAAAAAAAGGCAACGGAAGGccccaaagtatgtacttagggtgcctaGTACACTACCTACCCCTACAGTACAACCTCCCTCTACTCCTGCAGTACACCCTCCTTCTCCTACCCCTGCAGTACATCCTCCTCCTCCTACCCCTGTTGTACACCCTCCTGCTCCTACCCATGCAGAAGAGCCTCTGCCTCCCCCT AAGAAGGTGCAGTGGAAAGCTGAGCATGAAAGTCAAATTCATAGAAATTttcacatgaaagcatctcatcggctctcagagatgtttagggatgccagGATTGCAGGGGAGCGCCCTGACTGGATGGGCGAAATTATTTGGAACTCTTTGCTTGCACATTGGAACACAGTAGAGTTTCGTAAGAAGTCTGCTACAGCCCAGAAGAACAGATCGTCTGAAAGGGGTGGTGCCttgcatactggtgggtcgatcacgATTCAcgagcatgccattcgtatg gcacaagctctTGGACGAGCGGTCCATGTTGacgaggtctttgcacagacccATGTTCGGAAGGGCACTAAtgaattcgttgatgaaaggtctcgcaagactcat GAAGatttttctacgagactttcacaggttagatccgAACAtgggtcagctcctacaccggatgatacGAGTAATACAGATGacgacatcc catcGAAAGGAGGTACACTGAAGCatcaaccttcttcttccacctcttctgcTGACGAGGCCATCCAGCGCTTGACACAGCTACTGGACCAACGTGACCACGAAAACCGTGCATTGAGAGAAGAATACAGTGACTTGAGAGATGAGTTCTCAAGCTTcaaggccctggtcatgagagcGCTGCCTCAAACTTCAGACACTCCTTCCATTgtccctccgacccagccacgaccctccCCGTCACCCGCCGTCCCTCATcagcccacaccagtccagcccacaccagtccagccatctaCAGATGACCAGGAGGATGAACATCTTTCTGAAGACTGTGTAgatttttag